The Blautia pseudococcoides genome segment GAATCGTTACTAAGGTTGGTTTGCCTCCCCGTAGATTATAATCATCATATAAATTCAAATATACTTCATAACAGGTATGATTGGCCTGAATCTGAATAACGGTCTTCTGCTGTTTACCGTCCGGAATTGTCCAGAATTGAAGTGCATTACAGTCAGACCAGTCAACATTCTTATTGATCGTAGCTCCTGCCCAGCCTTCGCTTGACTCTTTGTATGTAAACTTCATAGCATAACCATCCTGAGCTTCACCTTCCTTGTTTGTCAGATTCAAAACGATTGTGCTGCCTGAAGCTTTGTTTGTTGCCCATACACGGTTCAGCATACTGTCCATACCAAAATAGCTTTCAAAATCATCTACCATATACGGATCTGGCTCTTTTTCCCCGATATTAAAGATTGCTGTGATTTCTGCCAGCTTTTTATCTTGTTGGTAAAGGATTATCTTTCCATTTGCCGCCTCTCCAAGCTGGCTCAAAATCTCATCTGTCAGTCTGGCCGTAGCTGTTCTTCCATCCACATCCGTAACCAGTTTAATTTCTTTTGTTCCATTAGAGACTGCAAAATGGACATCTGTTGTTCCTTCACTGAGCTGTGCTGTTATGTCAGTCGCTGAAAGTATACGTTTCCCTGCGGTTGGCGTGGTGATATAGCCTGTTGCTCCCCATTGGTTCACAGATGGTGAAGCTGGTTTCTCTCCGTTTATCACCTGTTCCTGATCTGCTGCAAAAATACTCTTTTCATTGTTGTAAAACCTTAGAAATCCGTCCATCAGTTCATGTCCGTGAAGAATTCCGTCCTCTGCTTTTGATACAACAAAAGGTGTATAATAATTACTCTTAGAATCATAATTAGACCATACCATATAGTATGCACAGTCATATTCCGGTTTTGTGATAATATCCAGAATCTCAGTAAACCATTCCGGTCTTTCATTTCCGGTTTTCTTCATTGCACTGTTCGTAATACCGGTTTCTGTAACTGCAAATAATTTATTATGCTCCTTGGCAAACTGATCTGTCAGTTTTACTACTGTTTCAAAATTCTTCATAAACGAATAATTTTCATCCGCAGATGCTTTGTCATCGTAAGTATCAAATCCTACCATATCAACAAATTCATCTCCTGGATAACGCTCTTCGTATTCCTGCATGGTTGTTGCCTCAGACCCTGGTCCATATACATATAACAGATTATGTACATCTTTTATATCACGCAGATACTCTACTGTATATTTAAATACACTCTTATACGTTTCCGCATCGCAGAATGCCTTTCCCCACCAAAACCAGCTTCCGGTATTCTCATGAAACGGCCGGAAAAGCACCGGACCGTCCACCTGTTCGGCATACTCGGCAACCAAATCCAGAAAAGCCGTAAACTGGGGATTATACGCGCCGCCCGGCAAGATCTGATTCATACAGTCTCCCTTTAAATGATAGGAATCTGCACTGCTGTAATCATAACGGTCATATGTTTTGGCAGCTGTGCTGTCTTTTTCCACTGCAAATGCAAAATTAGGCATATGACAGGACAGTGTCATGACTGCGCCTTCTCTGACTGCCTCATTTGACAACAGTGCTGCTGCTTTAATATTTCCTTCCGTTGTATCCGGAAGCTGCTCCTGACCCGGATAACGTGCATTGTATTTAGAAACAAATCCGGAAAACAGTCCGCCACAGTCCAGACCATTGATGGCTGCCAGAGAGCCTGTTATATCTTTTGTGTCAGAATCTGACAGATCAGAAGCCCCCGCCTTCAAAACGGTATCCTCCATATGTCCATAAAGAGCCGCATCGGATTGCCCAATTGCTTTTAAATACTGATAGAGCGCTTTGGTAGCAGCATCCGCATCCGGGTCTGCCAGTGCAATCTTATTTGCGTAATCATAGCTGTTTCCATTCACGGTAAGAGCTGAACCATTTCCTGAAATATTTGTCTCAGTCTCTGCTTTCTCCGCTGCATCTACATAGACATCCTCAACTACAGGAGTATAGAGACGGATATTATCAAAGTAAAGCGCTCCCTTGTAATCTGTGTTATTGCCCACCATAAGAATCATCAGCTTATCCGGCGTTTCTTTATTTGCTGCAGCAGAATCAATTTCAAAATTTATCACAGCTTTCACTAATCCATTCCCCAGATCTTCTGTCTCCATATTTTTTATTCCGGACATCTGATCTTTCAGAACATCTCCGGCCACACCCTTTATGGTGATATTTCCTGTGGTCATGGCATCCTTTTCAAAATACAATTCAAATCCCAGCATGGCCGAACCAGAAAAGTCTATACCGCCCTCCGGTGAAACGCTGATAGCCGGCTGTACCCATCCGTTATCCACATCGCCGGAATAATCCATATTCACCTTCAATTTTCCATCTTCCACGCTGCAGACATCCTCGGTTGCTCCATGATAACTGTCTGTTGCCCAGCTATTATCAAAATGCCAGCCCTGAACAGTGTCATCCTCGAAATCCCATACCTTCACATCTGAAGCAGGCTTTTGCTCCTCAGAGATAAAGCGGATATTATCCAGCCATATATCTCCCTTGTAATCCGTATTGACACCGATTAAGCAAAAAGTAATGCCATTAACAGTACCATTTGCCTCATCACACTCCAATATAACCGGAAGTTTTTTTATCCCGTCCACAGTCTCTGCTTTTTCCAGATCAAGGATGGTGTCATTTACATTCAGAGCATCTGAATTTACCGCCATTTTAAAGCCGCCGCCTGTCATCTTTGTTTCATCGTAGCAGAAATCCAGTGTAATTTTTGTTACCGACTCAAATTGGATACCGTCATCATTCCAGTCAGAGATTGCCATTTTACTGTAGTCCTTATCCATATCGGCACTGTAGTCTACCGTAACCTTTACCTTACCGTCCTCTGCGGATACTGCGGAATTTTCTGCACCTGAATACTGAAACTCCCATCCTGCTCCGTAATACCAGCTCCCGGCGTCTTCCAAATTACCGGTTTTTTCCAAACTATTGATTTCTTCCAAACTATCGGTTTCTTCTGCATGACCGGTTTCTTCGTCGGCATTCGTTGTCACAACCGGAACCGTATTTGCTCCTTCCGCAAATACCGGCATACACATACTTGCTGTCATCAACACTGTCATCAGCATGGCACACACTTTTCTCTTCATATTTTTACCTTTTCCTTTCTCCGGGTCCCCCCTGTTTCTTATCAGAATCAGATCAGGCTGGCTGCCCCAATGATTCCCGCTTCCTTTCCAAGCGTTGCCGTTTCTATCTCCGGAAGCTGACCCTTTTCTCTTCCGAAGCATCCTTCTTTCATCATCTCACGGAGCGGTGAAAGAAGTGTCTCTCCCTGCACAGAGATACAGCCTCCCAGCAGCACCAGCTGCGGCCGAAAGATATTTACCACATTGACAATTCCAACTCCCAGTCTTCTGATATACAGCTCTACAATTTTCTGAAGCCCTGCATCGCCGTTTTCAGCACCTTCAAAAACTTCCTCTGGCGGTAAATCTCTGCCGATGGCGCGCTTTACGTCGCGATTCAGTGCAGTTGCCGATGCATATGCTTCCAGACATCCCTTTCTGCCGCAGGTACATGGTTCTCCGCCTTCCACAATGACCATGTGTCCAATCTCGCTTCCGCTGATCCCCTTACCATCATAGATTTCACCATCCAGAATAATGCCGCCGCCCACACCGGTTCCAAGCGTTATCATAATAACATCCTGACATTCCCGTCCTGCGCCCGCAACTGCCTCTCCAAGTGCAGCACAGTCGGCATCGTTGGCAATCCGGATTGGTATAGGCAGGTATTTACCCATTTCTTTGGCAAGTTCTACCTGCTCCCAGCAAATATTATTTGAGTATCTTACAATCCCATTTTTGCGGTCCACGGTTCCCGGAACACCAATTCCGGCTCCCACACATTGATCCATGGAAATCCCCTGCGTGTCCAGAAGTTTAAGAACACGCTGTCCAATCTCACGGATGATCTCTTCTGCCGGATGATTTGCATTGGTTTCCATCACTTCTGATGCAAGCAGCTTCTGATGGATATCTACCAGTCCAATCTTTGTTTCTGCTCCTCCAATATCCACTCCGATATGTACCGGCGCTGCTTTTGCACGAATAGTCGTAATAAGTGCATCACAGGAGCCTTCAATCGTATAAGTTCCGCTCCCTGCTGCCAGAAAAAAGCTGTCTCCTTTTTTGAACTCCAGTGTTTCACCCTGATTATAAATAATTCCTTCTCCATCTAACATCAGGATGCTGGCAAAGGAGAGATCGGACACGCTGCCCTCCATCTTCTTCATGACATTTCCGTCTAAGTTTAACTTATCGACAGTAAAATAATCGCAGTCCGCCACATGGGGATAGCTTCTCTTATCCTTTACAATGGGCACCCGATTGGTCACAGCAAGGGCTTTCTCAATATGAAGGTCTCGCTTTTTCCCGTCTCTTCCGATTCTTCCATAGTCGTATACACGATATGTTATGTTGGAATTCTGCTGAATCTCCGCGATGAGTATATCTTTGCCAATCGCATGAATGGTACCGGATTCAATAAACAGTACATCGCCTTTCTGCACCGGTACGGCATTGAGGACTTCCAAAAGTGTATCCTCCCGGATTCTTCTGGCAAATTCCTCTTTGCTGATCTCCTTTTTGAATCCATAGTACAGATATGCTTCTTTTCCGGCGTCCATCACATACCACATCTCTGTCTTACCGTACTGCCCTTCATTTTTTAATGCATAACGGTTGTCTGGATGCACTTGAATAGACAGGTTGTCTCTGGCATCAATAAATTTTGTAAGAATAGGAAAATCACGAAAACGTCTGCAGTTTGTTCCCAGCATTTCTTTTCCTTCTGCGTCAATATACTGCTGTAATGTCTGTCCGGCATATTTCCCATTAGCTATATAAGATGGTCCATCCGGATGACAGGATAATTCCCATGTCTCAGCCAGCACTTCCCCGTCATATTCCTTACCATACTCTTCTGCCAGACGATGGCCGCCCCAGATATAATCTTTACAACTTGGTTTTAATTTCAATAAACACATATTTTTCTCCTGTATTGATTCGGATAATTGCCGCAGCGCAATTGTTCCGTGCCTTCACAATTAACTGCTTCGCGGTGCACAGACTTACGCAGTCAGTCCCTCAACCGCTTTTTTCAATGTCTCAAGCCTTACAGCTGCATCCTTATCATTTTGCCCTCTTACGCCAATGTAAAATTTAATCTTCGGCTCCGTACCTGATGGACGGATACAGCACCATGCCGCATCTTCCAATTCAAAATACAGCACATTGGAGGCCGGAAGTCCTGTTGTCCCTTTCACATCTTTCGTCAAATCAATCCGTACATCTTCTTTATAATCTCTGAACTGCGTTACCTTTAATCCTCCGATGTTCTTTGGTATATTGTTTCGGATACTTTCCATCATAGATGCAATCTTCTTCGCACCATCCAGACCTTTCAATGTTACGGTACAGAGCCCTTCTTTATAAAAACCATAGGTTTCAAACAGCTTCTCCATCTGGTCAGCCAGTGTGATCCCCTGATATTTGCACCATGCGGCCACTTCACAAAGTGCCATAACCGCAGCCACCGCATCCTTATCTCTGGCATGCGTCCCGACAAGGCATCCGTAGCTCTCCTCATATCCGAATATGTATTCATGTTCATGATTCTGCTCAAAGAATTTGATCTGCTCACCGATATATTTAAATCCTGTCAGTGTTTCGATCAAATCCACATTATACGCTTTGGTTATCTCACGGGCCATCTTGCCCGACACAATGGTTGTAACAACCGCGCCGTTCTTTGGCAGCCGGTTCATTGCTTTCCTCTGTGACAGGATATACTCCAGGATCAGCATGCCGGACATATTGCCTGTGAAACTTACATATTCCCCTGTCTTTGTATTTTTCGCATATACCCCCAGGCGGTCTGCATCCGGATCTGTGGCAAGCACAATATCTGCATTCACTTCCTTTGCAAGTTTCAGGGCAAGTGAAAATGCATTCTTATCCTCCGGATTGGGGCAGGATACTGTGGGGAAATTCCCGTCCGGGAGCTCCTGTTCTTTTACAACATATACATGGTTGAAGCCAAGCTCTTTTAACACCCGCCGGACCGGAAGATTTCCTGTTCCGTGAAGGGGGGTGTATACAATCTTCAGACTATCTGCAACTTCTCTGATAACCTCGGGATGGAGTATCAGTTTTTTAAGCGCTTTCATATATTTGTCATCCATATCCGTGCCGATCACTTCATAAAGTCCCGCTTTTACTGCTGCATCTTCTGTTGTTGTCTTTACCTGACTGTAATCTGTAATCGCACTGACCTCTCCAATGATTTCCTTATCTTTCGGGTGCGTAATCTGAGCGCCGTCTTCCCAGTATACTTTGTAGCCGTTGTATTCCGGGGGATTATGGCTTGCAGTCACCACAACGCCTGCTGTACAGCCAAGCTCACGAAGAGCAAAGGACAGTATTGGTGTCGGGCGAAGGGACGGGAAAATATATGCTTTTATTCCATTTGCAGCCATACAAAGCGCCGTTTCTTTGGCAAACTCCGGGGACATATTCCGAGAATCATAGGCTATGGCAACACCCTTTTTCTCTGCCTTTTCCTTCAGAATGAAGTTTGCAAGTCCCTGGGTTGCCTTGCGGACAGTATAGATATTCATGCGATTTGTTCCGGCACCGATAATTCCACGAAGCCCGCCTGTACCAAACTCTAAATCTCTGTAAAATCTCTCTTCGATCTCTTTTTCATCTTCTGCAATGTTACGCAATTCTTCTTTCGTGTCCTCATCAAAATATGAGTCCTTCAGCCAAAATTCGTAAATTTTTCCTGCGTTCATTTTCTCTCCTATCTGCCTGCCCGGCCATCTCTTATATTTATCACTTCCATCCGATATTTCCTCTGCCCTATCTTCTTCCATCCGTTTTCGCTTTTACATACACTTTTTAAAAATTTTTCCGAACAGCTCGGCATTCACCCTTGCTGCCAGCGAAAACCCAGCCGTAAGATAAATGGGCGCCGTAAGCTGCATCACGGCTCCTCCTGCAAGGAAACACAGAACCGGGATCAGATTTACAAATACAATGAGAATGGTGCAGGGGAAATGCCTCACAGCCATGAAGGCTGCATTTCTCCAGATGTTTTTTGTAGTGTTTTCAAACTGTGCCTGTACCGGAAATACATAACTTGCAAAAATACACCACACACTAATCAAAACGCCTGTGCCTACGCCCCATATGCTCCATTCTCTTCCCAGATACATAACATCAAAGATCAGGACACCGCCAATAACTAAAAACGGCAGCCAGCTTGCAGTTCCCTGCTTCCACTCTTCTTTAAAAGCTTCCAGATATTCCTTCACCGGATAACTGCTCTCCTTCCTTACCCGCCGCAGCATCACACGGTAAAGAGCTGTCTGTGCTGTTCCGATTGTGATAACAGGAATGCAGGTAAGCAAAAATATTAAATTCAGCAAAATCATATCTCCCAGATTACCCATACAACAAAAAAATGGATGATCAATACTCAGTTTTTTCAATTTTGTTACCTCACTCTATTTTTATCCACAGATAAAATTTAAAAACTTCCGGCACTCCGCATGATTGATTCCTTCTTTCGGAAACACCAGAAGTAAGTTTTCTTTCTCTAATTCTTCGCTGCTATTTTTCAGATAATCCTGTAGTATGGTTTCGGATACAGAAACAGCAGATACACCATTCACATCCTGCCATTCTGTCTCCGTATCTGTTTTTTCCTGTTCAAGCTCCTCCGCTGAATAAAACTCGCCGCCCACTGACACACAGTACCGCAGGAAATCCTCTGACATTACGACTGCATCCAGTTCTCCGCCGGACCATTTAAAAAACAACTTGTCAAAAGAGCTTTCATTGGCATCCTCCAGATGATAGCCCGGATAAGAAATGTGGTAGTCAGAATCTATAACCACTGATTCTGCCTCCAGATCCGCTGCACGGGCAAATGCATCTTCCAGTTTTTCATCCCGTTCATAGTCAATACGCTGGTTGACCAATGCACATAAAAAGGCAGGAGGCTGTTCCGGGAAGACAAAATGAACAACTGAAAACACCACAATCCCTATGGCTGCCGCTATACCCAGCATGTGATACCAGTAATAGGTCAGTACATACTCTGCCCGTTCCCGGCCTGTCATGCCACTGGTATTTTCTTTGATTTTCTGCAATATGTTCATTCTCTCATCCCGTCCTTTCTCCTGTGTCTTACTGATTCAGGAGCCTCAGATTTTTTTTGATCAGATCACACCGCTGTTTTACGCAGTCCGGTGAGCGAAGGGGATCCTCCGGTGTACCAAAGAGATAATCCTCCAGCTTGTCAATGGTTGTTACGGCCACATGCATCCTTGTATCTGAGGATGCATAGTAGATATAAACATCACCGTTTTCTTTTGCTACAGCGCCGTTTGTAAATACCACATTGGATACATCACCAACACGCTCTTTCCCCAGCGGAACTAAGAATACTCCCGATGGTTTGGCGATAACTTTGTCCGGTTCTTTTAAATCCGTTCCGAAAAGGTAAAGCACATACCGCAGTCCGGCTGCTGTATTTCGCACTCCGTGTGCCACATGGATCCAGCATTTCTTTCCCCTGATCGGCACAGCCCCGGCTCCGTTTTTCGCTTCTGTCAGCGTGTGATATACTCTTCTGCTGATAATTTTTTCCTCATCGATCACTGCGTGGCAGATATCCTCACAAAGACCGAATCCAATTCCTCCGCCGCTTCCGGTTTCAATAAATCCGTCCATAGGCCGGGTATAAAATGCATACTTTCCGTCTACAAATTCCGGGTGCAGAACTACATTGCGCTGCTGCGCAGAACGAAGAGTCTTCAGGTTATCCAGACGCTCCCAGGTTTTGAGGTCTTTTGTCCTTACAATCCCTGCCTGTGCAACTGCAGCAGAAAGATCTGCGTCATCCGAATCCTTACTCTCTGAGCAGAAGACACCATAAATGTAACCGTCCTCATGCTTTGTCAGACGCATATCATATACATTGGTTTCCTCCGGACAGGTATCCGGAAGAACTACCGGATAGTCCCAGAAGCGGAATCCGTCAACACCTGTCTCACTCTCTGCCACCGCAAAGAAGGACTTTCTGTCAGCGCCTTCCACACGGGCTGCCAGATAAAATCTGCCGTTCAGCACAATCGCTCCTGAATTCATCACGGCATTCACTCCAAGGCGTTCCATAAAATACGGATTTGTCTCAGCATCAATATCGTACTTCCATGTGACCGGGATGTGCTCTCTTGTCAATACAGGATCTTCGTACCGGTCAAAGATTCCATTATAAAAGGAACTTTTTCTGTTTTTTCTCTGGATCATCTGCTCCAGCTTTGTCTGCTCTGCATAATATTGGGGATGAATCATTTTTCTGTCCTCCTGATAATCTCCATACACATTCTTCCATTGTGATACGGACATTTCCATGGTTCTGCAATTGGTTTCCCGCTAACTGGTTTTCCGCTTTTGTCCAGATCCCAGTACCACTCGGCACCTTCCCGTTCATCAATTACATATTCTTTGGTATAATTCCAGATATGTTCTGTAATCTCCAGGAAACGGGAATTTCCGGTTTTTTGATAGCAGTTATAGAATCCCACCATGGCTTCCGCCTGCACCCACCACACATGGGTCGTATCAACAACACCGAGAAAACACTCGTTATTCATTGCCTCTTGATTCATTGAAACATCACAAAGTGCACGCTCTGCAATTCTCTCAGCAATTCGAGTGGTATATTCCGATGTTTCCGCAAGAAGCTCTGCGTTTTGTTCATCCAGAGATTCCTGTTTCCCGTCACGAAGCACCTGTACTGCCCGGTCAAGCAGCCATGAGGCTTCAATATCATGTCCATAGGAATACAGATCCGAAATGGTCCGCATCTCTGTATCGAAAAACACTTCTAACTGCTGCGTATCCTCACGGTATACTTTTTCACGGAAAATCCGAAGACTTCTGTAAAGTGCTTCTTTCACCTTTTCATCTCCTGACACCCGGTAGAGTTCCGTATATGCCTCCAGCACATGAAGCAGTGTGTTCATGGTCTTATCTGCCAGCAGTCCGTTCTCAGACAGTTTTTCGTTATCCTCCGGTTTCCAGTCTCTTGTAAATGATTCCAGATAACCAAACGCATCGGTACAGGATTCTTCGATTCTGTGAAAGAGCTGCCAGGCCAGTTTAAGCGCTTCCCTGTCTTTCGATGCATC includes the following:
- a CDS encoding glycosyl hydrolase — its product is MKRKVCAMLMTVLMTASMCMPVFAEGANTVPVVTTNADEETGHAEETDSLEEINSLEKTGNLEDAGSWYYGAGWEFQYSGAENSAVSAEDGKVKVTVDYSADMDKDYSKMAISDWNDDGIQFESVTKITLDFCYDETKMTGGGFKMAVNSDALNVNDTILDLEKAETVDGIKKLPVILECDEANGTVNGITFCLIGVNTDYKGDIWLDNIRFISEEQKPASDVKVWDFEDDTVQGWHFDNSWATDSYHGATEDVCSVEDGKLKVNMDYSGDVDNGWVQPAISVSPEGGIDFSGSAMLGFELYFEKDAMTTGNITIKGVAGDVLKDQMSGIKNMETEDLGNGLVKAVINFEIDSAAANKETPDKLMILMVGNNTDYKGALYFDNIRLYTPVVEDVYVDAAEKAETETNISGNGSALTVNGNSYDYANKIALADPDADAATKALYQYLKAIGQSDAALYGHMEDTVLKAGASDLSDSDTKDITGSLAAINGLDCGGLFSGFVSKYNARYPGQEQLPDTTEGNIKAAALLSNEAVREGAVMTLSCHMPNFAFAVEKDSTAAKTYDRYDYSSADSYHLKGDCMNQILPGGAYNPQFTAFLDLVAEYAEQVDGPVLFRPFHENTGSWFWWGKAFCDAETYKSVFKYTVEYLRDIKDVHNLLYVYGPGSEATTMQEYEERYPGDEFVDMVGFDTYDDKASADENYSFMKNFETVVKLTDQFAKEHNKLFAVTETGITNSAMKKTGNERPEWFTEILDIITKPEYDCAYYMVWSNYDSKSNYYTPFVVSKAEDGILHGHELMDGFLRFYNNEKSIFAADQEQVINGEKPASPSVNQWGATGYITTPTAGKRILSATDITAQLSEGTTDVHFAVSNGTKEIKLVTDVDGRTATARLTDEILSQLGEAANGKIILYQQDKKLAEITAIFNIGEKEPDPYMVDDFESYFGMDSMLNRVWATNKASGSTIVLNLTNKEGEAQDGYAMKFTYKESSEGWAGATINKNVDWSDCNALQFWTIPDGKQQKTVIQIQANHTCYEVYLNLYDDYNLRGGKPTLVTIPFSEFCQRDTAGNPKGGLVNDCGQVTSFGLWVNAVDNEYFEGDTVEGSIWYDNITAIRTDSETAVFADPE
- a CDS encoding type I phosphomannose isomerase catalytic subunit, whose protein sequence is MCLLKLKPSCKDYIWGGHRLAEEYGKEYDGEVLAETWELSCHPDGPSYIANGKYAGQTLQQYIDAEGKEMLGTNCRRFRDFPILTKFIDARDNLSIQVHPDNRYALKNEGQYGKTEMWYVMDAGKEAYLYYGFKKEISKEEFARRIREDTLLEVLNAVPVQKGDVLFIESGTIHAIGKDILIAEIQQNSNITYRVYDYGRIGRDGKKRDLHIEKALAVTNRVPIVKDKRSYPHVADCDYFTVDKLNLDGNVMKKMEGSVSDLSFASILMLDGEGIIYNQGETLEFKKGDSFFLAAGSGTYTIEGSCDALITTIRAKAAPVHIGVDIGGAETKIGLVDIHQKLLASEVMETNANHPAEEIIREIGQRVLKLLDTQGISMDQCVGAGIGVPGTVDRKNGIVRYSNNICWEQVELAKEMGKYLPIPIRIANDADCAALGEAVAGAGRECQDVIMITLGTGVGGGIILDGEIYDGKGISGSEIGHMVIVEGGEPCTCGRKGCLEAYASATALNRDVKRAIGRDLPPEEVFEGAENGDAGLQKIVELYIRRLGVGIVNVVNIFRPQLVLLGGCISVQGETLLSPLREMMKEGCFGREKGQLPEIETATLGKEAGIIGAASLI
- a CDS encoding phospho-sugar mutase, with protein sequence MNAGKIYEFWLKDSYFDEDTKEELRNIAEDEKEIEERFYRDLEFGTGGLRGIIGAGTNRMNIYTVRKATQGLANFILKEKAEKKGVAIAYDSRNMSPEFAKETALCMAANGIKAYIFPSLRPTPILSFALRELGCTAGVVVTASHNPPEYNGYKVYWEDGAQITHPKDKEIIGEVSAITDYSQVKTTTEDAAVKAGLYEVIGTDMDDKYMKALKKLILHPEVIREVADSLKIVYTPLHGTGNLPVRRVLKELGFNHVYVVKEQELPDGNFPTVSCPNPEDKNAFSLALKLAKEVNADIVLATDPDADRLGVYAKNTKTGEYVSFTGNMSGMLILEYILSQRKAMNRLPKNGAVVTTIVSGKMAREITKAYNVDLIETLTGFKYIGEQIKFFEQNHEHEYIFGYEESYGCLVGTHARDKDAVAAVMALCEVAAWCKYQGITLADQMEKLFETYGFYKEGLCTVTLKGLDGAKKIASMMESIRNNIPKNIGGLKVTQFRDYKEDVRIDLTKDVKGTTGLPASNVLYFELEDAAWCCIRPSGTEPKIKFYIGVRGQNDKDAAVRLETLKKAVEGLTA
- a CDS encoding YesL family protein gives rise to the protein MLNLIFLLTCIPVITIGTAQTALYRVMLRRVRKESSYPVKEYLEAFKEEWKQGTASWLPFLVIGGVLIFDVMYLGREWSIWGVGTGVLISVWCIFASYVFPVQAQFENTTKNIWRNAAFMAVRHFPCTILIVFVNLIPVLCFLAGGAVMQLTAPIYLTAGFSLAARVNAELFGKIFKKCM
- a CDS encoding glycoside hydrolase family 130 protein — encoded protein: MIHPQYYAEQTKLEQMIQRKNRKSSFYNGIFDRYEDPVLTREHIPVTWKYDIDAETNPYFMERLGVNAVMNSGAIVLNGRFYLAARVEGADRKSFFAVAESETGVDGFRFWDYPVVLPDTCPEETNVYDMRLTKHEDGYIYGVFCSESKDSDDADLSAAVAQAGIVRTKDLKTWERLDNLKTLRSAQQRNVVLHPEFVDGKYAFYTRPMDGFIETGSGGGIGFGLCEDICHAVIDEEKIISRRVYHTLTEAKNGAGAVPIRGKKCWIHVAHGVRNTAAGLRYVLYLFGTDLKEPDKVIAKPSGVFLVPLGKERVGDVSNVVFTNGAVAKENGDVYIYYASSDTRMHVAVTTIDKLEDYLFGTPEDPLRSPDCVKQRCDLIKKNLRLLNQ
- a CDS encoding AGE family epimerase/isomerase, encoding MGMREEVKQELVHHIIPFWEKLKDEEYGGYYGYVDFELHVDKTCEKGCILNSRILWFFANAYMTLGDAGLLEYARHAYDFLKKYCWDTECGGVFWSVTFDGKTGDETKHTYSQAFAIYALSSYYDASKDREALKLAWQLFHRIEESCTDAFGYLESFTRDWKPEDNEKLSENGLLADKTMNTLLHVLEAYTELYRVSGDEKVKEALYRSLRIFREKVYREDTQQLEVFFDTEMRTISDLYSYGHDIEASWLLDRAVQVLRDGKQESLDEQNAELLAETSEYTTRIAERIAERALCDVSMNQEAMNNECFLGVVDTTHVWWVQAEAMVGFYNCYQKTGNSRFLEITEHIWNYTKEYVIDEREGAEWYWDLDKSGKPVSGKPIAEPWKCPYHNGRMCMEIIRRTEK